The following is a genomic window from Chlorocebus sabaeus isolate Y175 chromosome 24, mChlSab1.0.hap1, whole genome shotgun sequence.
TATGGCAGCTGGTATCATCAGCCCTGGTCTCCAGGGAGTCCAGGCCATGGGCTCTTCCCCCGTCCCCACTCCAGCCGCAAGCataactgaaagaaataaaagccatcgGGCCTGGCTCTGGCTCCTCTCATCATTTGGTTGGGTCCTtgaaagggtgggaagagggtcTGGTAGTCACTAGGATTTCCCAGCCATTCCTTGCTCTCATCAACCTTTAATGTCCTTCCTTATGCTTGACCTCCATCCCTCCAGCTGTCCTTTCAGTCTCCTAGTTTTTGCAAACTTTAAGCTATCTGGGGACTGAGATATCCAGGAATGGTGCTTCTAACGCAGGTAATGGTGCCCTCAGGTGTGGGCATCATTCTTGCTGAGTAATTGCTCCATTTCCAGCCTGTTTGATTGTTTTTCCTGCCTTCTCCACTGAATCTCCACTCTCCCTCTTCAGGGGCCTACCTATCTGGGCACTCCTCTCAGGGACTCTTCCTACCCTGTCTTCCCCGTAGGGGCTCatctatttaacaaatgtttattgagctgAGCATAGTTCTATGCCATGTAAATAAAACAAGATTTGTGCTGTTTGGAGGCATGTGCGCTAACTGGGGAGGGCAGATAATAGATACACAAATAATAGCAAAACACTTGCACTGCGTTTACTCTGCTAGGCACTTTTCTAAGTGTCTGTAAGTTCTTCATAAAAGTTAACACatacggctgggcgcagtggctcatgcctataatcctagcactttgggaggccgaggtgggcagatcacttgaggtcaggagttcaaaacaagcctgaccaacatggtgaaaccccatctctactaaaaatacaaataaacaaaaaaaattaggcgtgatggcaggtgcctgtaatcccagctacttgggaggctgagtcaggagaatcgcttgaacctgggaggcggaggttgcaacgagctgaggttgcgccactgcactccctcctgggcaacaagagcgaaactcttgtttcgaaaaaaaaaaaaacacatttggtCCCCACAACAATAAAAGTATGAGGTAAGTTGTACTGATCttgattggaaaaaaataaaaatgagatagtaGTGTTCCCATTGTGCAGTTGCAAACACTGAGacacagaggttaagtaacttgttcacaATTAATAAACAGAGGAGCCATGATTACAAAGCTAGGCAATATGGGTATATCATCTATCCTCTAAACCAGGAATTAGCAAACTTTGGCTAATTCCTCAAATTTTGGCTAAACCCTCCTGTGGCCAGTTTCTGTATGACCTGCGAgctaataattaaataattatatatatatgtgtgtgtgtgtgtgtgtgtgtgtgtatatatatatatatatatatatttttttttttaaggcagagacCTGGCGGTGATagcagtgtaatcccagcactttgggaggctaaggcaagaggatcacttgagcccaggagtttgagactagcctgggcaagatagcgagaccctgtctctacaaaaactttttaaaaagaaaaaggtaaaacgTTGTTTacgttttttttattattattattattattattattattattattattattattttgagacagagtctcactctgttgcccaggctggagtgcaattttggctcactgcaacctccacttcccaggttcaagtgatctcctgcctcaacctcccgagtcgctgggattacaggcccctaccaccacacctgtctagtgtttgtatttttagtagggacaggggttcaccatgttggccaggctggtctcgaactcctgacctcaagtgatctgcccactttggcctcccaaagtgctgagattacaggcatgagccactgtgcccggccgtttttacattttttaatggttggaaaagcaaaagaaaaagaatattttattacaggaaaaaattacatgaaattcaaagtCCAGTGTCTGTAAAGTTTTATTGATCTCACCATACTAATTCATTTACATATGGCAGCTTTcctgctacaatggcagagttgagtagacAGACACTGTAAGGCCCATAAAGCCTACAATTTACTCTCTGGCTCTTTATAGAAAAAgctggccagacgcagtggctcatgcctgtaatcccagcactttgggaggccgaggcgggcgaatcacgaggtcagcatatcgagtccatcctggctaacatggtgaaaccccatctctactaaaaatacaaaaatagccgagcgtggtgggacgcgcctgtagtcccagctactgcgaaGGCTGAAGCAgcacaatcgcttgaacccagcaggcggaggttgcagtaagctgagatcgtcccactgcactccaccctgggtgacagagtgagactctgtcccccaacacacacacacacacacacacacacacacacacagtttgccAAAACCTGGTTTAAATCAGTGAAttatcctggaaaaaaaaaaaacaaaaaacaaaaccggGCTAATATCAGAGATAAATGCTATGAATGTACTAAAATAGGCTGATTTGTAATGCATTTGGAGGGAGGTTCCTTATAGAGGATGATGAAAATAGTTGTCTCTGAAGAGGTGACATCTAAACTGAGAACCGAAAGACAACACCCAGGGTAAGTGTGTTTTAGACAAAGGATTATTAGCaagggcaaaggccctgaggcaggaatgaaCATGACACATTTGGGAAACAAATAGCCCGAGTATTTGCAAGTGTAATGAATGAAGGGGCAAGCAGTAGAAAGTGAACTTAAAGGGGAGACAGCTGCAACAGCCTTTTGGATTTCATTCTAAGGTCAACAGGCAGCTGAGAAAGGGTTTTAAGCCAGACAGAGGCATGAACCCGCTGCTCTGTGAGAGTGGGTTGTAGAATGGCATATGCCGCGGTGGTCCAGGAGAGAGCTGGTCCGGGCTTGGATAGGGATGCTGTCGGCTCTGGTGCCGGTGTTGCTACAGGTGCGGAGGATGTCGGCAGAGCCAGAGGCCCACGCTAGCAAGGCTAGGAAAGAGAGGCCAGGTCTTATTCCATTTCTGGGGAAAGACAGAAGAGCCCTAAGTAAGGCTTATCTGTCCCAGGCGGAGCAGGGGAAGAAGAGAGCAGGTGGGGAGCCAGTTGGGAGGCGGAAGGTGGAGGGCGGGGCGCGGAGAGTGGCTTAGACTAGACCATGGGAGGACCCGGCATCCTCAGACGGCGGGCGGCGAGTGGCGAGaggcgggaggcgggaggcgggaggcggggACGAGAGGAGGGCGGGGAGGCGGGGACCCGGCCggcgggggtggggaggctgGAAACTGGCCCTCGCGAGGCAGCCTGTGCGCGCTAGGGGGAGCCGCACCCACCGCCCTCCTCTGCGGCACTGCCCCTCTCCCTGGCAGGGCTGACCCCGCCTCCTCCAGCCCTCCCCGCCCCACTACCCAGGAAGGCCGTGAGTGGTGCGAGCGCCGCTTTCGCTTTCCCTTCGCGGTGCCCACTGCGCTCCTCGTGCGGCGCTAGGCCCCCCGTCCCAGTCATGGCCACGCTCAGGGTCCAGCCCGAGGCCCAAGCCAAGGTGAGCGCCGCGGGGTCTAGAAAGGGCCCACTGGGGAGGCGTGGCTCGAGCGGCCGGGGGCATCCCCGACCCGCCCCCCAGACTCCCACACAAGTCAGGGGCAGTCTGCCGAGCTGGCGCTCCCGGAGCACCTGCGCCCCGGGGAGGGCGGTGACTGCTGCCTGCGGGGACAGGCGAGGCGGCCGTGGTTCTGTGGGGTGAGGTGAAGCGGAGAGCTGGCGTGGAGGGGAACTCCGCTGGCCTGGAGCCGGGGCCACACACAGACTGGATGCGGGACTGCCCCAGCTACCTCCTGGCCTTTCCCGTAGGGAGGGTCCCGGGGCCCACCCCGTCCCTGTCCTGCTCGCAGAGGGCTCTCAGCACCCCTCCTCACACCTGCCAGGTGACCCCAGGGATCTGTTCTCACGTGAACCACTGGCCCTTCACTGCCAGGAATGTTCTCATCCCCCGTATCCAGCCCTAGGGATACCCATTCCACTCTCCGTAGATCCAGGTCTGCAGAGTTCCACTCCTCCACCACCCCAACCCACCCCACAGGCATCCATCTCGTTTTCTTCAGGTCTGGCCTTAGAGGGATCCCCTCCACCCTTCCCCAGGTCAGGCCCTACATAACCCTAAGGGAACTGTCCTCAAATGAACTGGCCTTAAAGCCAAGTTTCTGAAGGGATGCATGTGCCCCACAGGTGGATGTGTTTCGTGAAGACCTCTGTACCAAGGTAAGACATGCCCCATCAGCGGCCCCACCCCTGCCCAACTCCTACTGCTCAACCCTGCCTCACCACCTAGGATGGGCATTTGATGCTGACTCCCATCCTCCTCCATCCCACCTCACACACAGACAGAGAACCTGCTCGGGAGCTATTTCCCCAAGAAGATTTCTGAGCTGGATGCATTTTTAAAGGTACCGCGGCTGGGCAGGGAGCTAGGGAGTAAAGGCCAAGAGAAGGGCCAGGGGCTGTGAGAGTGAGGTGAAAGGAACCCCCTCACCTCCAGCCCTCCTCCCAACCTACACCAGGAGCCAGCTCTCAATGAAGCCAACCTGAGCAATCTGAAGGCCCCGTTGGACATCCCAGTGCCTGATCCAgtcaaggagaaagagaaagaggaacgGAAGAAACAGCAGGAGGCAAGCTGGGAAGACCTGGGAGAAGGGATCCAACCATGGGGGTAATCAACCTTAGTCCTGACTCTCATGAGCCCCTCTTTTTCTGCAGAAGGAAGACAAGGATGAAAAGAAGAAGGGGGAGGATGAAGACAAAGGTACTTGAAACCACAATTGTGGGAAGAGACTTGAGTCCCACCCACAGGAGCTCCTCCTAAGGATTTCTTTCCACTCTCCCCTTCAACCCTCACACAGGCTCAATCATGTGACTGACCCATTGCTCACTCTCTAGGTCCTCCCTGTGGCCCAGTGAACTGCAATGAAAAGATCTTGGTCCTTCTGCAGCGCTTGAAGCCTGAGATCAAGGATGTCATTGAGCAGCTCAACCTGGTAGGCCCTCCCCCTTCAACTCTCAGGCTTTAAGTCAAACCATTGTCCTCTTTGTCCCTGCCATTTAGGGCCTGGCACATGCCAGGTTTTAGCAAGAGAGGGCACAGCAAGTGAAACCAGAAGTCCCAGCTCTGAGGCTCAGGAGAGACCTGGCATGCCTCCACCCAGTGTGGGGAGGGAAGCAAGGGAGAATATGAAACTGGGAATTGGGTAGAGGGCTGATGTGGCATTACGCCATTCCCTCTTCCCAGGTCACCACCTGGTTGCAGCTTCAGATACCTCGGATTGAGGATGGTAACAATTTTGGAGTGGCTGTCCAGGTGAGAGCGCTGCCCCACTTCCCTGCTGTTTTCTAGTCCATGCTTCCTTCTACTTTCCCCCTTGCTTTTTTTCCCTAGGAGAAGGTGTTTGAGCTGATGACCAGCCTCCACACCAAGCTAGAAGGCTTCCACACCCAAATCTCTAAGTGAGTGACCACCCATGTACACACTGTCTGTTTTGGGACAGAGACCTTCTTCTTCGACTCCATACACACTTCTCCTTCCACAGGTATTTCTCTGAGCGTGGTGATGCAGTGACTAAAGCAGCCAAGCAGCCTCATGTGGTAGGTGAGGCCCAGGTCAGGGTGCATGAGGGAAGGACTCATGTAAGGTCAGGCCTGACCCGAGCTTCCCACAGGGTGATTATCGGCAGCTGGTGCACGAGCTGGATGAGGCAGAGTACCGGGACATCCGGCTGATGGTCATGGAGATCCGCAATGCTTATGTGAGGAGGCGAGGGCAGGGGTGGGCAGAGGCAGCTTTCCCAGGCCACGCACTCCCTGACCCTGCAGACTGGGGGTAAAGGGTGACAAAGCTCAGCTTCTCCACAAGGCTAGAAATGGGGCACAGAGCCACTGGAGGCCTCTGACTGACCTCCACTCCTCCCTGGCCCTGTAGGCTGTGTTATATGACATCATCCTGAAGAACTTCGAGAAGCTCAAGAAGCCCAGGGGAGAAACAAAGGGAATGATCTATTGAGAGCCCTCTCTCCCATTCTGGGATGGGTACAGCAGAGACCTTCCTACTTTTTACTGGGGACTCCAGATTTTCCCCAAACTTGCTTCTGTTGAGATTTTTCCCTCACCTTGCCTCCCAGGCACAATAAATATAGTTATACCACTGCCCATCAGCCCAAGTCTCTTTATTGGATCTGGACCCTGCTGGCCCTGGCTCAggcatttccatttccattagtGGGACCAACCCACTGGGTGATTTGAGTGTTAAGCCGCTGGTTGGTCCAGTCCTGCCGGATGTCGTCAAGGTGGCAGTCAAAGTCCACAAGGTGCTGGTGGGCCCGATCTTCCAGTAGAGCTCCCACCATCTGCCGTGACTCTTCCCAGTCCCTCCACATCACTCTGAAATAGCAACCCCCATGGAGGTCAAACAGCAAGTAGTGGGGCCAGACACAGACTTGACAGAGATTGGGTCTAGAGAAAGACCCCTGGGGCAGGGCCAAGGACAGAGGAGACCCAGGAATCTTGGGCTtctaagaagagagagagggagtggggTACTCACAAGTTCTTATCCTTAGGGACCCAGCGGAGACCTTGGTTCTCCAGGACGATGACCGGGGGCAcacgaggctgaggcaccagTTTCTGATTATCCAACTGAGCGGACAAGGAAGGGCAAGTGAGAGTTTCAAGGGTCCCCCCACCCTACTTTCTTTTCACCTCCCCACCCAGAAACCCAAGTCTCACCATAATAAGTACTGCATCAGGGAAGAATTCTGCAATTCGCCCAGCAATTTTCAAGGCCAGGGGCCCAGGGCTGTGTAGAGGGAAGATCAGAGGAGTGAGGAGCCAACTGTGGGCAAAACCCATCCATTTGAGCTGGGCCTCCCAGGTCTCATAGATGTGGGCGCAGCTGTGGCCTTTCCCTGTAGGTGGCCTGCGGGGATCGGGCCTGCTGGATGCTTGATGTACGACTGCTTGATGCTTGAGTGCTGTGGGAAACAGGTGCTCAGATACTGCTGGTGAGAGTGGAAACCAAAGGTGGTCTTTGTGGAAGGTAATTTGGCATAACCATCCAAATTGAAACTGTATACATACTACATACTATACATATGCtaacccagaaattctacttaTAAAGAATTTACGGTAATAATAGGACAGTGTCTGTAATAAAACATTGGAAACAACCTCAATGTTTGAAGCATTAAATAAATCATAGTACATCCATATTCAGACTATACAGTTGTTAGGGAAAGGTAGATCTTGCTGTGGAAATGGGATGATGTCAGGTATTTATTAAGTGAGGGAGAAACGCAAATTACAAAACAGTATCTCTAATCTGCTTCAtgtatatgatttttatatatatataattgtcttTTCCTATATATATAAGGAAACTGCCTTATTTTTGAAGTTGCTGGTTGGGATTTCTCTGTTCTTTCAGCACTTGGGGGACACCTCAGTTAAAGCAAGATCAGTCtgttagccaggagtggtggctcacgcctgtaatcccagcactttgggaggctgaagctcgtggatcacctgaggtcaagttctagaccagcctggccaacatggcgaaaccccatctctactaaaaacaaaaaaataaaaataataattaaaaaagccaggcatggtggcgctcatctgtgatcccagctactcgagaggctgaggcagaaggatcctgaatccaggaggtggaggttgcagtgagccgagattgcgccactgcattccagcctgggcgacagaacgagactccgtctcaaaaaaaaaaaaaaaaaaaaaaaaaaaaaatcagtctgttGATACACAGTTGTCCTCCCCGCCCAAACGGCACTCCAGAGCAGGGCTCTGTcctattcatctttatatttccTCACTCCAGTACCCAGCATAGTGCCTGGTGTAAAACCCCTGCTCCTAAGCGTTTGATGAAGGAAAGATAGAAGGAATGACCTTGGTTCATCTTGTGCGCCCCCCTCCACCCACTGCCCCACGCATCCTCGCCCTCTATTCCTCCAACCCGCAACCCCCCAtaatcctttccttcttcctctggcTAGGCCACTCACCTCTGGTCGTCCACAGCTGCATTGGCATGGTAGTAACCAGCCACCACCAGACCGGCCTGTGCTCCCCACACATCCACCTGTCGTGGGAAAGGGGCCATCAGTAATTAAATTGTGCCGCTGGCTTTGTGGATGCGCACTGCTGCCAAGGGACCGGGGATTAACTTGGGCTGGGGTGTTGGGTGGGTTCGCGGTGGGGGATGGGCATCCAACGGAGGCACCTGGTTGAGGGCGACCTCCAACATGACGGACAGGGCCAGGTGGCTGTGGAAGAGGGGCACACAGTCGGTGAGGCACAGGCATTCTCCGGACCGCGGCGCTGGCGCCAGAAACAGCCCGTTGACTGCGGCGTGTGGGTACCGGGCAGCATGCAGGCACATCTTCACGTAGGCCAGGGCCGAGATCTCCACCTCCCCCATGGCGAGCGGGGCCTGGCCGGGAAGCAGCAAGCCGGATTAGTGCCGAATTAGGCGAGCCGGTGCCTAGCTCGCGTCCGTGAAGCTCCTTCCAGCGCTTCGGCACCCTCTTTGACCCTTCCCCGTGCCCTCTCACTTCGGTTCGGCGACAACGCTAACTCGACTCGCAGGTAGCCCGCCGGCTCCCGGCGCCCGGGGTCCGGGAGTCCGCCCGAAGCCCAGCCCAGGAGGAGGTCCCGACTGCATACGAGCCCCGCCTTCCCGAGCCCCTAGCTGGCGGTTGCGACTCAGCGCCTGCCTGGGAGATAGGGCAAGCTGCAGCTCCCTGCAGAACTGGCACCTGAAGTCCCGCCCACGTGGTGCTCCTTGATAGGGCTAAAGGCTTTCAATTTGTCCAATCAGCGGCCGCGCCCCAACTTTGCCCCGCCTTTGTCTCCAGCGGACTGGAAAGAACCCACCATTGTGAAGCAAAGAAAATTGCCCGCACTTATTGGCTAGGTTCCCCGACTTCCGCTCTCGTTGCTGGTTGGCTTTGCCTGTTAACCTGTGTTGCCCACCACCACCGGCTCCGCGGAGCCCCGGGGATGGAGCGCTAACCCGTAGCCGGGTGTTCCGAAGGGCTGCGGGCAAAGCAGACCGCCTTGCGCCTATTATGGGAGGAGTGGATCTGTACTCTAGATCGGCTCTGTCACTAATGATCCGTGTTACCTTCGCGACTGCAGGTTTTCTTGCCCTTGGTTTATCTTTTGCCCATGTTCCTTTAAGGTTTTAATGAGATATGTATGGGGGCAGGCTTCCAGCCTGTCCAGTGCTTCGCAGCACGTTCTTATCTCATATTTTATGACAGGATAAGGCCCTGAATTAAAGAACAATCCCATGGAGTTTATAGCAAGATCACAGCAAAGGAACCCTTGTCTTCAGCCCAGGGCTGAATCTTGAAAAGCAGAGATAAAGACAGTGATTGGCTGAAGGGGGTGTAGGGGAGGACAGTAAGAAAAACTTACAGATGAATCTTTCCCATAATGTCCTGCGGTGTATTTCCTTCACCACAATGCCTTGGaagcattatttttttccctcccagCCCTTCCTTAAGAAGAAGTCCAGGTCAGGAGCCATGGTTCACgccttgtaatgccagcactttgtgaggccgaggtgggtggatcacctgaggtcaggagttcaagaccagcctggccaacatggtgaaaccccgactctactaaaaatacaaaaacttagccaggtgtggtggcacacgcctgtactcccagctactcgagaggctgaggcaggagaattgcttgaacccgggagacagaggttgcagtaagccaagatcatgccattgtactccaacctgggcaacagagcaagactccatctcaaaaaaaaaaaaaaaggagtccaaTCATTCATCCATAGTTCTCCATAGTTCTCCCAGTGAAACCTCATTCTCCTTCTAGTCTTTTCCTAAACTGAtgaggattccttctttcttcaTTCCTGATGTTGGCCACAGAACTTTCCCCTTGTCTATCCAAAGCCTGATTATTCCCATAAGGGCTCTTTGCAAATGCCATCTCTTCCACTAATTCCTGAGACCTCTGGTTGAAAATAATACTGTTACATTCTAAAATACAGGTTATCTGCATGGCTGTCATGGCATGTAACAATCCCCACCCTGTTCCTTTGGAGGACCTCTTAAGATTACAGtgggctggctgggcacagtggctcacgcctgtaattccagcacttagggaagctgagacgggcggatcacgaggtcaggagatcaagatcatcctggctaatacggtgaaactccatctctactaaaaatacaaaaaattagcagggcgtgctggcgggtgcctgtaattccagctactcgggaggctgaggcaggagaatggcgtgaacccaggaggcagagcttgcagtgagtcgagatcgtgccactgcactccagcctgggcgacaaagcgagactccatctcaaaaaaaaaaaaagattacagtgGGCATCTAAGTCATGACACCCACCCCTTCCCACCACATTCATCTTCAGTCTGGACATAGTTGCCAcctcaataaatgctttttgaatgAATGACACATGCAGGAAGGGAATCCATACAACATATggatcatttattttccttctagtcCTGGGTTCAGTACATAGATGGCTTCTCTTCACCCTTTGGGTTGACAATTTTCTCCAGGTTGCTGCTGATGATATGATAAAGCTCGGCCTGGGAGAAGGCCAGAGTGCAAGAGTCAGGTTCTTAGCCAATCCTCTGCCCGCCCCCACTCATCCACCTCCCCTAAGGCCTTACTCCAGACTCACATAGAAGGCCCTCAGGTCCAGCACCATGGCTCTGAGCTCCCCATAGGCTGCCTCATCTCGCTCATGCACCAAGGCCCGGTAATCCATCTGCAGTGCGGGAGGCAAAGCTGTGTCAGTCCCATGGGAGGCTGGGACATGAGTCTGGTTTCCTTTTATAAGAAACAAGTTAACTTGAGAATGAACCCCTTCTTAGCACCAAGAAATAGGATCCCAAGGGACTGAACAGAGAAAAGGGTCAAAGTTGTTGAAGCCCTAATCGGTTTTTCTAGGCAATGCTTTTAGCTAAATATTCTACACATTAGGAAAGTCACAAACAAGACAAGGAGGACCTCTTCCTCCACACCTCCTCGTCCCACCCCCAGCTAAAAGGCTGGTGGACTATCCACTCACTACATGAGTCTCCTTGGAGGCCTTGGCCACAGCATCCCCACGTTCTGAGAAGTACCTGCCAGAAGCAAGGAAATACCACAGGAATGAGTGTTCAGGGAGATGTACTCCCTCAGACCCTTCCCAAAGCCTCCCATCATCCTGATGCCTAGCTTTGGGGGTCCCAAAGAAATGCTCCTACTGCCCCCAATGCTGGTCTTCCAGCTGCCCTCACTTGGAAATGGTTGTCTGGAAAGCTTCCACTTTGGTCTTGACGGCATTCACCCTCTCCAGCACCTTCTCCTGTGGTGACACGGGAGGCAAAGACAACACTTCATGTCCTCCCCATTTCATACActatcttcctcctccttctggtTCATGTCTAGCTCACCCTCCGAGGCTCTCCCCACTCTAAGTGTCTTCAGTTACCCTTTTCTTACCTGGATTGCTACCCCAAAATCATTTCCATCTTCAATCTTGGGGATCAGGTGCTGGATCCATGTAATCACCTGTGTTAAGAGGTATCATGTAaaaatcattcaacaaacatACTGAGTTCTTCCTATTATTGTCACTTCcttaaaaattgttatatttaatTGGGTACTTATTACACACCAGCGCTGTgtcatgtatttatttcatttaatcatcacagcaACCATCAGGGACACGTATTTATTGTATCCATTTAACGGATGAAAAAACTGAGTCACAGAATGTCTAAGTGACTTACTTAAGGTTACCAGCTAGGTAACTGATAG
Proteins encoded in this region:
- the PSME1 gene encoding proteasome activator complex subunit 1 — encoded protein: MATLRVQPEAQAKVDVFREDLCTKTENLLGSYFPKKISELDAFLKEPALNEANLSNLKAPLDIPVPDPVKEKEKEERKKQQEKEDKDEKKKGEDEDKGPPCGPVNCNEKILVLLQRLKPEIKDVIEQLNLVTTWLQLQIPRIEDGNNFGVAVQEKVFELMTSLHTKLEGFHTQISKYFSERGDAVTKAAKQPHVGDYRQLVHELDEAEYRDIRLMVMEIRNAYAVLYDIILKNFEKLKKPRGETKGMIY
- the EMC9 gene encoding ER membrane protein complex subunit 9 isoform X3 produces the protein MLPGTHTPQSTGCFWRQRRGPENACASPTVCPSSTATWPCPSCWRSPSTRWMCGEHRPVWWWLVTTMPMQLWTTRALKHQAVVHQASSRPDPRRPPTGKGHSCAHIYETWEAQLKWMGFAHSWLLTPLIFPLHSPGPLALKIAGRIAEFFPDAVLIMLDNQKLVPQPRVPPVIVLENQGLRWVPKDKNLVMWRDWEESRQMVGALLEDRAHQHLVDFDCHLDDIRQDWTNQRLNTQITQWVGPTNGNGNA
- the EMC9 gene encoding ER membrane protein complex subunit 9 isoform X1; translated protein: MLPGTHTPQSTGCFWRQRRGPENACASPTVCPSSTATWPCPSCWRSPSTRWMCGEHRPVWWWLVTTMPMQLWTTRAVSEHLFPTALKHQAVVHQASSRPDPRRPPTGKGHSCAHIYETWEAQLKWMGFAHSWLLTPLIFPLHSPGPLALKIAGRIAEFFPDAVLIMLDNQKLVPQPRVPPVIVLENQGLRWVPKDKNLVMWRDWEESRQMVGALLEDRAHQHLVDFDCHLDDIRQDWTNQRLNTQITQWVGPTNGNGNA
- the EMC9 gene encoding ER membrane protein complex subunit 9 isoform X2, which encodes MLPGTHTPQSTGCFWRQRRGPENACASPTVCPSSTATWPCPSCWRSPSTRWMCGEHRPVWWWLVTTMPMQLWTTRVSEHLFPTALKHQAVVHQASSRPDPRRPPTGKGHSCAHIYETWEAQLKWMGFAHSWLLTPLIFPLHSPGPLALKIAGRIAEFFPDAVLIMLDNQKLVPQPRVPPVIVLENQGLRWVPKDKNLVMWRDWEESRQMVGALLEDRAHQHLVDFDCHLDDIRQDWTNQRLNTQITQWVGPTNGNGNA
- the EMC9 gene encoding ER membrane protein complex subunit 9 isoform X4, encoding MGEVEISALAYVKMCLHAARYPHAAVNGLFLAPAPRSGECLCLTDCVPLFHSHLALSVMLEVALNQVDVWGAQAGLVVAGYYHANAAVDDQSPGPLALKIAGRIAEFFPDAVLIMLDNQKLVPQPRVPPVIVLENQGLRWVPKDKNLVMWRDWEESRQMVGALLEDRAHQHLVDFDCHLDDIRQDWTNQRLNTQITQWVGPTNGNGNA
- the PSME2 gene encoding proteasome activator complex subunit 2, which gives rise to MAKPCGVRLSGEARKQVEVFRQNLFQEAEEFLYRFLPQKIIYLNQLLQEDSLNVADLTSLRAPLDIPIPDPPPKDDEMETDKQEKKEVPKCGFLPGNEKVLSLLALVKPEVWTLKEKCILVITWIQHLIPKIEDGNDFGVAIQEKVLERVNAVKTKVEAFQTTISKYFSERGDAVAKASKETHVMDYRALVHERDEAAYGELRAMVLDLRAFYAELYHIISSNLEKIVNPKGEEKPSMY